Proteins from a genomic interval of Chanos chanos chromosome 3, fChaCha1.1, whole genome shotgun sequence:
- the srsf6a gene encoding serine and arginine rich splicing factor 6a isoform X1 codes for MPRVYIGRLSYHVREKDIQRFFSGYGKLLEVDLKNGYGFVEFEDTRDADDAVYELNGKELCGERVMVEHARGPRRDRDGYGGYYGGGGRSGYSSRSRSGRDKYGPPVRTEYRLIVENLSSRCSWQDLKDFMRQAGEVTYADAHKERTNEGVIEFRTHSDMRRALEKLDGTDINGRKIRLIEDKPRRRRSYSGSRSRSRSRRRSRSRSRRSSRSRSRSRSHSRSRSRRRHSRSRSGRKSRSRSGRKSRSKSASRKSRSRTRKSRSRSRTRKSRSRSTSRKSRSRSDDRKSRSKSRSKVKSERDSRSRSKEKSTSKKSRSRSASPMENGKEERAKSASRSPSPQAEKSRSKSPDRHSRSRSKSGSRSKSRSRSRSASQD; via the exons GTATGGGTTTGTGGAGTTCGAGGACACCCGAGATGCAGATGATGCCGTGTACGAGCTGAATGGGAAAGAACTGTGTGGGGAACGAGTGATGGTTGAACATGCCAGGGGACCACGCAGGGACAGAGATGGATACGGTGGTTATTACGGAGGCGGAGGGCGCA GTGGTTACAGCAGCCGCAGCCGCTCAGGCAGGGATAAGTACGGACCCCCTGTTCGTACCGAATATCGTCTGATTGTGGAGAACTTGTCCAGTCGCTGCAGCTGGCAGGACCTGAAG GACTTCATGCGGCAAGCAGGAGAAGTAACCTATGCGGACGCCCACAAGGAAAGGACTAACGAGGGGGTCATCGAGTTCCGCACCCATTCCGACATGCGCAGGGCCCTGGAGAAACTGGATGGCACCGACATCAACGGCAGGAAGATCCGCTTGATTGAAGACAAGCCGCGTCGCCGTCGTTCCTATTCTGGCAGCCGTTCCAG GTCTCGTAGCCGGCGCCGTTCCCGTAGTAGGAGTCGCCGTAGCAGCCGTTCCCGCAGCCGCTCCCGATCACACTCAAG GTCCCGTTCCCGAAGGCGTCATTCCCGCTCCAGGTCTGGGCGTAAGTCTCGCTCCAGGTCTGGACGCAAGTCTCGCTCCAAGTCGGCGTCTCGTAAGTCACGCTCTCGCACTCGGAAATCTCGATCTCGCTCCCGCACACGCAAGTCCCGAAGCCGTTCCACCAGCCGCAAGTCCCGCTCTCGCTCCGACGACAGGAAGTCCCGATCCAAGAGTCGTTCCAAGGTTAAATCCGAGCGGGATTCCCGAAGCCGTTCCAAGGAGAAATCCACCAGCAAAAAATCCCGGAGCAGGTCTGCTTCACCAATGGAAAACGGGAAGGAAGAACGGGCAAAGTCTgcctctcgctctccctccccccaGGCCGAAAAAAGCAGGTCCAAGTCTCCAGATCGGCATTCCCGCTCTCGCTCCAAATCCGGCTCTCGCTCTAAATCTCGCTCCCGTTCCAGATCTGCTTCTCAAGATTAG
- the srsf6a gene encoding serine and arginine rich splicing factor 6a isoform X3 produces the protein MPRVYIGRLSYHVREKDIQRFFSGYGKLLEVDLKNGYGFVEFEDTRDADDAVYELNGKELCGERVMVEHARGPRRDRDGYGGYSSRSRSGRDKYGPPVRTEYRLIVENLSSRCSWQDLKDFMRQAGEVTYADAHKERTNEGVIEFRTHSDMRRALEKLDGTDINGRKIRLIEDNRRRSRSRSRRSSRSRSRSRSHSRSRSRRRHSRSRSGRKSRSRSGRKSRSKSASRKSRSRTRKSRSRSRTRKSRSRSTSRKSRSRSDDRKSRSKSRSKVKSERDSRSRSKEKSTSKKSRSRSASPMENGKEERAKSASRSPSPQAEKSRSKSPDRHSRSRSKSGSRSKSRSRSRSASQD, from the exons GTATGGGTTTGTGGAGTTCGAGGACACCCGAGATGCAGATGATGCCGTGTACGAGCTGAATGGGAAAGAACTGTGTGGGGAACGAGTGATGGTTGAACATGCCAGGGGACCACGCAGGGACAGAGATGGATACG GTGGTTACAGCAGCCGCAGCCGCTCAGGCAGGGATAAGTACGGACCCCCTGTTCGTACCGAATATCGTCTGATTGTGGAGAACTTGTCCAGTCGCTGCAGCTGGCAGGACCTGAAG GACTTCATGCGGCAAGCAGGAGAAGTAACCTATGCGGACGCCCACAAGGAAAGGACTAACGAGGGGGTCATCGAGTTCCGCACCCATTCCGACATGCGCAGGGCCCTGGAGAAACTGGATGGCACCGACATCAACGGCAGGAAGATCCGCTTGATTGAAGACAA CCGGCGCCGTTCCCGTAGTAGGAGTCGCCGTAGCAGCCGTTCCCGCAGCCGCTCCCGATCACACTCAAG GTCCCGTTCCCGAAGGCGTCATTCCCGCTCCAGGTCTGGGCGTAAGTCTCGCTCCAGGTCTGGACGCAAGTCTCGCTCCAAGTCGGCGTCTCGTAAGTCACGCTCTCGCACTCGGAAATCTCGATCTCGCTCCCGCACACGCAAGTCCCGAAGCCGTTCCACCAGCCGCAAGTCCCGCTCTCGCTCCGACGACAGGAAGTCCCGATCCAAGAGTCGTTCCAAGGTTAAATCCGAGCGGGATTCCCGAAGCCGTTCCAAGGAGAAATCCACCAGCAAAAAATCCCGGAGCAGGTCTGCTTCACCAATGGAAAACGGGAAGGAAGAACGGGCAAAGTCTgcctctcgctctccctccccccaGGCCGAAAAAAGCAGGTCCAAGTCTCCAGATCGGCATTCCCGCTCTCGCTCCAAATCCGGCTCTCGCTCTAAATCTCGCTCCCGTTCCAGATCTGCTTCTCAAGATTAG